From one Chryseobacterium sp. 3008163 genomic stretch:
- a CDS encoding carboxypeptidase-like regulatory domain-containing protein, with product MKTKLLFLVSFFLFILSFSQTKITGKVTFKNKGVSEVSVTLKDTYDGATTDMEGNFSFETTEKGNRILTFVHPKYNEIEKTILIADQDVYMNAELKEQINEIDAVVVSAGSIEASDKKRATALLTPIDIYTTAGADGQISSALNYLPGVQKVGETEGLFVRGEQELKPKFLWTEA from the coding sequence ATGAAAACAAAACTATTATTTCTTGTCTCTTTTTTCTTATTTATACTGAGCTTTTCTCAGACAAAAATTACAGGAAAAGTGACTTTTAAAAATAAAGGCGTAAGTGAAGTCAGCGTGACGCTGAAGGATACATACGACGGAGCAACAACAGATATGGAAGGAAATTTTTCTTTTGAAACGACTGAAAAAGGCAACCGTATTCTCACTTTCGTACATCCAAAATATAATGAAATTGAAAAGACTATTCTCATCGCAGATCAGGATGTCTACATGAATGCAGAACTGAAAGAGCAAATCAACGAAATAGATGCTGTCGTAGTTTCGGCGGGTTCTATTGAAGCGAGCGATAAAAAAAGAGCAACCGCTTTGCTTACACCGATTGATATTTATACAACGGCTGGTGCTGACGGACAAATTTCTTCCGCTCTAAATTATCTTCCCGGTGTACAAAAAGTGGGCGAGACAGAAGGATTATTCGTTCGTGGGGAACAGGAACTGAAACCAAAATTTTTATGGACGGAAGCTTAA
- a CDS encoding superoxide dismutase family protein yields the protein MKLQTLTLLTGCALFAASCSTSKTYNILAKSGTKTDGTAKFTQNGNDVVLNLEVNNLTPGIHAVHIHEKGDCSSPTAESAGGHWNPSKSDHGKWGNAHFHMGDIGNLVADHEGKAKLTFKTDKWCLDCPEEAKNIMGKGLIIHAGKDDYQTQPTGNAGGRVGCIEIK from the coding sequence ATGAAACTACAGACTTTAACATTATTAACGGGTTGCGCTTTATTTGCAGCATCTTGCAGTACGAGTAAAACCTACAACATTTTAGCAAAAAGCGGAACAAAAACTGACGGAACAGCAAAATTTACACAAAACGGAAATGATGTGGTGCTGAACTTAGAAGTCAATAATTTAACTCCCGGAATTCATGCCGTGCACATTCATGAGAAAGGCGACTGCTCATCACCTACCGCAGAATCTGCCGGAGGACATTGGAATCCTTCAAAATCTGACCACGGAAAATGGGGAAATGCACACTTTCACATGGGCGATATCGGAAATCTGGTTGCTGATCATGAAGGAAAGGCAAAACTGACCTTTAAAACGGATAAATGGTGTTTGGATTGTCCTGAAGAGGCTAAAAATATTATGGGGAAAGGCCTAATCATTCATGCCGGGAAAGATGATTATCAAACTCAGCCAACCGGAAATGCTGGCGGAAGAGTGGGATGTATCGAAATTAAATAA
- a CDS encoding GyrI-like domain-containing protein has translation MKEYKKRMVKIIQYIDNNLDTELSLEKVAKIAAYSPFHFHRIFKMIIGETLQNYIFRKRIEKSAFYLSLRKNLSLKDIYLNLGFSSHSDFNKAFKKYYGTSPSEFRKLSPEKFHTISPIQSKNGQVDTVFDQYICNIENLLNWTTMNLKIKVAHLPEMNLAAVMSLGIANVESSFNLLIDWAKEKQLFPRENLKMISVYHDSFKVTAADKVRIHACMLLDEKLEKQEGEVFPETLEAGKFIVGSGEVTLADFEQSWVSLFLWMKENGYSTRKALPFEIYHSNFKEHPEGKMVVDFCIPIN, from the coding sequence TTGAAAGAGTATAAGAAAAGAATGGTAAAAATCATTCAGTATATAGATAACAATCTTGATACCGAACTAAGTTTAGAAAAAGTTGCGAAAATAGCAGCCTATTCACCGTTTCATTTTCACAGAATTTTCAAGATGATCATTGGAGAAACTTTGCAGAATTATATTTTTAGAAAAAGAATAGAAAAAAGTGCATTCTATCTTTCATTGAGAAAGAACTTATCGCTAAAAGATATTTATCTGAATTTAGGATTCTCCAGCCATTCAGATTTTAATAAAGCTTTTAAAAAATATTACGGAACATCTCCTTCAGAATTTAGAAAACTCAGTCCGGAAAAATTTCATACAATTTCGCCAATACAAAGCAAGAACGGACAAGTAGATACCGTTTTTGACCAATACATTTGCAACATAGAAAACCTATTAAACTGGACAACAATGAATTTAAAAATTAAAGTAGCACATCTTCCGGAAATGAATCTGGCAGCTGTAATGAGCCTTGGTATTGCAAATGTAGAATCTTCTTTTAATCTTCTGATCGATTGGGCAAAAGAAAAGCAGTTATTTCCCCGAGAAAATCTTAAAATGATTTCTGTTTATCATGATAGTTTTAAAGTGACAGCCGCGGATAAAGTAAGAATTCATGCCTGCATGCTTCTGGATGAAAAATTGGAGAAACAAGAAGGAGAAGTGTTTCCTGAAACCTTGGAAGCTGGAAAATTTATCGTCGGAAGCGGAGAAGTTACCCTTGCTGATTTCGAACAATCTTGGGTATCTTTATTTTTATGGATGAAAGAAAACGGTTATTCAACTCGCAAAGCACTTCCTTTCGAAATCTATCACTCAAACTTTAAAGAACATCCTGAAGGAAAAATGGTTGTTGATTTCTGCATTCCAATTAATTGA